In Klebsiella aerogenes, the DNA window GCGCTCGGCTATAACACGACCGTGCTGTCGCATGGCGAAGACGTTAAAAAGCAGAATGAGCTTATTGATACCGCCATCGGTAAAAAGGTGCAGGGAATTATTCTCGATAATGCCGACTCGACCGCCAGCGTCGCGGCCATTGAAAAAGCCCAAAAAGCCGGTATTCCGGTGGTATTAATTAACCGCGAAATTCCGGTTGATGACGTCGCACTTGAGCAAATTACCCATAATAACTTCCAGGCGGGTTCGGAAGTCGCCAACGTTTTCGTGGAGAAAATGGCGGAAAAAGGCAAATACGCCGAACTGACCTGCAACCTCGCAGATAACAACTGCGTCACTCGTTCTAAATCCTTCCACCAGGTGATCGACCAGTACCCGGATATGGTCAGCGTGGCGAAACAGGATGCCAAAGGCACCCTGATCGACGGCAAACGCATCATGGATAGCATCCTGCAGGCTCACCCGGATGTGAAAGGCGTGATCTGCGGCAACGGTCCGGTGGCCCTCGGCGCGATTGCGGCGCTGAAAGCGGCGAATCGTAGCGATGTGGTGGTCGTCGGTATCGACGGTAGCAACGACGAACGCGATGCCGTGAAGGCTGGCACCCTGCAAGCGACCGTGATGCTGCAGGCGCAGGCTATCGCCGCTCAGGGCGTCACTGATTTGGATAACTATCTGCAGAAAGGCGAAAAGCCGGCTAAGCAGCGCGTGATGTTCCGCGGCATTCTGATTACCCAGGATAACGCAGATAAAGTTCAGGACTTCAATATCAAGTCCTGAGTTCGGGTGGTTGCGCCCCCGCGGGGGCGCAGAGGAGAGTATTATGTATAAGAAAACCTGTCTGGCGCTGGCCGTTCTGGCGCTTGGGGGCTGTCGCATCGTCTCGCAGCAGGAGCTGGCAGACCTGAAATCCCCGCCCAATCCGCATATGGCGAACATCGATAAAACCTGGCAACAGAGCATCGTGCCGCAGGTGGTCGCCAAAGCGCGGCCCGCAGCGGAACTGATGAACGCGCTGAAGTCGGAGAAAGATATCGATAGCGCCTGTAAGGCGCTGGGCTACCGCGCGCAGGATGAAAACCCCTGCATCTTTTACGTCAAGGTGACGGGGACGGTCAGCAAAGTAGATACCGCCTCGCGCAGCGGCAAGATGACCCTCGCCGACGGCAGCGTCGGCAATGTGGTGGTGCAGATTGGCCCCACCCTGCGCGGCACCTTGCTGCGCGACGGCTACAGCGGCACCAGTTACCAGGACTTTAACGACCAGGTGCTGTTCGGCGAATACAGCAAAAATATCAATAGCCAGGCGGTCAAGATGATTCAGGCCGCCAGCATAAAAACCGGCGATAGCGTGGAAGTGTACGGCGTGTTCTCCGCCTGGGATATTCCGCAAACCATCCCGGAAATTACTCCGGCGAAAATCGTTCATCCGGGAGGGCAATAATATGACGCCGCAAGATCTCGTCGCTCCCCAACCAGTCGAATCTGAAGTTATTATCGAAACCCGCGGGTTATCGCGTATTTATCCCGGCGTTACCGCGTTGGATAACGTTAATTATCGGGTCTATCGAAATAAGGTTAACGTTCTGATCGGAGAAAATGGTGCGGGTAAATCCACCATGATGAAAATGCTTGCTGGCGTAGAAACGCCCTCTTCCGGTCAAATTATTCTCGATGGCGAAGCGGTTTCGTTAAATTCTACCCATCAGGCAGAAAAATTCGGCATCAGCATTATTTTTCAGGAATTGAATTTATTCCCCAATATGAATGTGATGGACAACATATTCATGGCTAATGAATTCTTTCAGAAAGGACGCATCAACGAAAAATATCAGTACGCCTTAGCAAAATCGCTACTCGAACGGCTTGAGCTCGATGTCGATCCCTACACGCTGCTCGGCGAACTGGGCATTGGCCACCAGCAACTGGTTGAGATTGCCCGCGCGCTGTCAAAAGACACTCGCGTGCTGATTATGGACGAACCGACGTCGGCGCTGAGCCAGTCCGAAGTCAAAGTGCTGTTCAAAGTGATCGAGCAGCTTAAGCGCCGCGGCGTCACGATTATCTATATCTCACACCGCCTCGAAGAGCTGATGGAGATTGGCGACAACATTACCATCTTCCGCGATGGCCGCTTTATCAGCGAACGCAGTGTCAGCGAAGCCAGCGTACCGTGGATCATCGAGCAGATGGTTGGCGATAAGAAAAAACACTTTGATTATCAGCCAGCGCCGAAAGGCGATGCGGTGCTGGATGTCAAAGGGCTGACCGCGCTGCACCCCAGCGGCGGCTACAAACTCAATGACGTCACCTTCACCCTCAGCAAAGGCGAAGTGATCGGCATTTACGGTCTGCTCGGCGCCGGGCGTACCGAACTATTTAAAGGGCTGATCGGCCTGATGCCCTGCCAGAGCGGCGAAGTGCATCTGAACGGCGAAAGCATCGGTAAATCGCGTTTTCAACGCCGCCTGAAAAAGGGGCTGGCACTGGTGCCGGAAGACCGTCAGGGCGAAGGCGTGGTGCAAATGATGTCGATCCAATCCAACATGACGCTGTCTGATTTTAGCCTGCAGGGCTTCCGCCGCGCCTGGCAGTGGCTCAATCCGCAGAAAGAAGACGCCAGCGTGAAAGAGATGATTCAGCAGCTGGCGATTAAGGTGAGCGATGCCAATCTGCCGATCACCTCGCTGAGCGGCGGCAATCAACAAAAAGTGGTGCTGGGTAAAGCGCTGATGACCCAGCCGCAGGTGGTCTTCCTCGACGAACCCACGCGCGGCATCGATGTCGGCGCGAAAACCGACGTCTATCATCTGATCGGCAAAATGGCCCAGCAGGGGCTGGCCGTGATGTTTTCTTCCTCGGAGCTGGATGAGGTGATGGCGCTGGCCGACCGCATCCTGGTGATGGCCGATGGCCGCATTACCGCCGATTTACCGCGTCATGCGGTGACCCGCGAAAAATTAATCGCGGCTTCAACACCTCAAGATTAATCAGGCTGGAACCCATCATGAACCAGAAATATATGATTTATATGTACCTGCTGAAGGCCAGAACCTTTATCGCGCTGCTGTTGGTGATCGCGTTCTTCAGCGTGATGGTGCCGAATTTCCTGACCGCCTCTAACCTGCTGATCATGACCCAGCATGTGGCGATCACCGGCCTGCTGGCAATCGGCATGACGCTGGTGATCCTGACCGGCGGCATTGACCTTTCCGTCGGTGCGGTGGCGGGGATCTGCGGCATGGTCGCGGGTGCCCTCCTCACCAACGGCCTGCCGCTGTGGAACGGCGATATCATTTTCTTTAACGTGCCGGAGGTGATCCTCTGCGTCGCGGTCTTCGGCATACTGGTTGGGCTAGTCAATGGCGCGGTCATCACCCGCTTCGGCGTTGCGCCGTTCATCTGCACTCTGGGGATGATGTATGTCGCCCGCGGCTCCGCCCTGCTGTTTAACAACGGCAGCACCTACCCGAACCTCAACGGCATGGAAGCGCTGGGCAACACCGGCTTCGCCACGCTGGGATCCGGCACCCTGCTCGGTATTTATCTGCCGATCTGGCTGATGATCGGCTTCCTGATTCTGGGTTACTGGCTGACCAGCAAAACGCCGCTCGGCCGCTATATTTACGCCATCGGCGGCAACGAATCCGCCGCCCGCCTGGCTGGCGTACCGATCGTCAAAGCCAAAATTTTCGTTTATGCCTTCTCCGGTCTGTGCGCCGCCTTCGTCGGCTTAATTGTCGCCTCGCAGCTGCAAACCGCACACCCGATGACCGGCAACATGTTCGAAATGGACGCCATCGGCGCCACCGTACTTGGCGGCACCGCGCTGGCGGGGGGACGCGGCCGGGTGACCGGCTCGATTATCGGCGCTTTCGTGATCGTCTTCCTCGCTGACGGCATGGTGATGATGGGCGTCAGCGACTTCTGGCAGATGGTAATTAAAGGTCTGGTGATCGTCACTGCCGTCGTCGTCGACCAGTTCCAGCAGAAGCTGCAGAACAAGGTCATCCTGATGCGCCGCCATGAAGAGAAACTGGCCGCTATCCCGCCGAATGGCGCGACTTCCAGCTAATTGACAACCGTATTCACGTATTCCGCCGGGCCCTCACGCCCGGCTCATCGAAAGGGAAAAAAACATGCAACGAGATTTCCATAATAAAACGGTGGTGATTACCGGCGCTTGCCGCGGAATTGGCGCAGGCATTGCGGATCGCTTTGCCCGTGACGGAGCCAATCTGGTGATGGTCTCCAACGCCGAGCGCGTTCATGAAACGGCTGAAATACTCCGTCAGCGCTATCAGGCGGATATTTTGTCGCTGCAGGTCGACGTCACCGACGAAGCGCAGGTGCAGGCGCTGTATGAACAGGCCGCCGCGCGCTTCGGCACCATCGACGTCTCCATCCAGAACGCCGGAGTGATCACCATCGATTACTACGACCGGATGCCAAAAACGGATTTTGAAAAAGTACTCGCGGTTAACACCACCGGAGTTTGGCTGTGCTGTCGCGAGGCCGCCAAATATATGGTGAAACAGAACCATGGCAGCCTGATTAACACCTCTTCCGGCCAGGGACGCCAGGGCTTTATCTACACGCCGCACTATGCCGCCAGCAAGATGGGCGTAATCGGTATTACCCAGAGCCTGGCACACGAACTGGCACCGTGGAACATCACCGTCAACGCCTTCTGCCCCGGCATCATTGAAAGCGAAATGTGGGATTACAACGATCGCGTATGGGGCGAGATTCTCAGCACCGATCAGAAGCGCTACGGCAAAGGCGAACTCATGGCGGAATGGGTTGAAGGGATCCCAATGAAACGCGCTGGCAAGCCGGAAGACGTGGCAGGTCTGGTGGCCTTCCTCGCCTCCGACGACGCGCGCTATCTCACCGGACAGACCATCAATATCGATGGCGGTTTAATTATGTCCTGAGCACATGTCGCCCGGATAAGACGCCGGGCGCCGCCATCCGGAAAACAGAGATCCCGACGTTCGGCAATACATTGAAGAGAGTGAACACTATGATCGGCAAAGACTTTGCGCAGCAACTGTTTAACCTGCAAGACCGCGTCGCTTTCGTGACCGGCGCTGGCAGCGGCATTGGCCAAACCATCGCCTGCGCGCTTGCCAGCGCGGGCGCCCGGGTGGTCTGTTTTGATCTTCGCGACGACGGCGGACTGGCGGAAACGGTCAACCATATTGAAACCTTCGGCGGCCAGGCCTGCGCTTACACCGGCGATGTCCGCCAGCTTGCCGACCTACGCACCGCCGTTGCGCTGGCGAAAAGCCGCTTTGGCCGCCTCGATATCGCCGTCAATGCCGCTGGCATCGCCAATGCTAATCCAGCATTAGAGATGGAGAGCGAGCAGTGGCAGCGGGTTATCGATATCAACCTCACCGGCGTGTGGAATTCCTGTAAGGCAGAAGCGGAACTCATGCAGGAATTCGGCGGCGGGTCGATTATCAATATCGCCTCGATGTCGGGGATTATCGTGAACCGTGGCCTCGACCAGGCGCATTACAACTGCTCCAAAGCCGGCGTTATCCACCTGTCGAAAAGCCTGGCGATGGAATGGGTTGGCAAAGGGATCCGCGTGAATTCCATCAGCCCCGGCTATACCGCCACGCCGATGAATACCCGTCCGGAGATGGTGCATCAGACGCGCGAATTTGAAAGTCAGACCCCAATGCAGCGAATGGCGAAGGTGGAAGAGATGGCTGGCCCGGCGCTGTTCCTCGCCAGCGACGCCGCCTCATTCTGCACCGGCGTTGATTTGGTGGTCGATGGCGGATTTATCTGTTGGTAAAATAAGCTACGCCCTGGATAACCATTAATTATCCGGGGCTATTTCCAGTCGCAGCCTGTCTTTTTTAAAAGAAAAAAAACGTTTATCTCTCTGCCTTCCCTTCTTCCTGAACGCAATCAATACCACATCGTTTCTGACTCAATGACAGATCATGAAGATAGCTCATGCAGCATTGAAATTAACTCGCTTTCACTCGTCCGGTGACTCTGGCAAAAATAGTCCTCATCAACCACAGACAATATGAATGCTACTGAATAATAAATCCAGAAAAATCGTAAGGTCATTCTGGGAAATGAAATAGACGCATGTTCATATCAGAACCCAGGATGTAAAGCGACGATGAAAACAAATTTTACCTTTACGATTAAACGCAGTCGTTTCGATGAAAACTATAACCCTGCGGAAAACACGCGTATTACGACCAACTTCGCTAACCTGGCGCGGGGTGAAAACCGCCAGGAGAATCTGCACAACACGCTGGCGATGATTGATAATCGCTTTAATAACCTGGTGCATTGGGACAACCCAAAAGGCGAACGTTATGCGGTCGAACTCGATATCATCTCGGTGGAAATGAATATCGCTGATAACGGCCGGAACGCCAGCTTCCCGGTGATTGAGATCCTGCAAACGAGCATTGTGGATAAGGCCACGGATACGCGTATTGAGGGCATTGTGGGGAATAACTTCTCTTCTTACGTGCGCGATTACGATTTTAGCGTTTTATTGCCGGAATATAATAAAGATAAGGCGACGTTCAGCGTGCCTGATCATTACGGTGATTTGCATGGCAATATTTTCAAGCACTTCACTCACTCCAGTGAATACAACGAGTGTTTTAAAAAAGCGCCGGTCATTTGTCTGAGCGTATCCAATAAACACACTTACCGCCGGACCGGGAATCAGCACCCGATTCTGGGGATCGAATACCAGCAGGATGGCGTAGCCCTGACGGAAGCCTATTTTAACAAGATGGGCCTGCAGGTTCGCTATTTTATGCCTGCCAATAGCGTGGCGCCGT includes these proteins:
- a CDS encoding SDR family oxidoreductase gives rise to the protein MIGKDFAQQLFNLQDRVAFVTGAGSGIGQTIACALASAGARVVCFDLRDDGGLAETVNHIETFGGQACAYTGDVRQLADLRTAVALAKSRFGRLDIAVNAAGIANANPALEMESEQWQRVIDINLTGVWNSCKAEAELMQEFGGGSIINIASMSGIIVNRGLDQAHYNCSKAGVIHLSKSLAMEWVGKGIRVNSISPGYTATPMNTRPEMVHQTREFESQTPMQRMAKVEEMAGPALFLASDAASFCTGVDLVVDGGFICW
- a CDS encoding DUF2291 domain-containing protein yields the protein MYKKTCLALAVLALGGCRIVSQQELADLKSPPNPHMANIDKTWQQSIVPQVVAKARPAAELMNALKSEKDIDSACKALGYRAQDENPCIFYVKVTGTVSKVDTASRSGKMTLADGSVGNVVVQIGPTLRGTLLRDGYSGTSYQDFNDQVLFGEYSKNINSQAVKMIQAASIKTGDSVEVYGVFSAWDIPQTIPEITPAKIVHPGGQ
- a CDS encoding D-ribose ABC transporter substrate-binding protein codes for the protein MKLSTTLFTAATLTALSFAAHAAEKGTIMIMVNSLDNPYYASEAKGASEKAKALGYNTTVLSHGEDVKKQNELIDTAIGKKVQGIILDNADSTASVAAIEKAQKAGIPVVLINREIPVDDVALEQITHNNFQAGSEVANVFVEKMAEKGKYAELTCNLADNNCVTRSKSFHQVIDQYPDMVSVAKQDAKGTLIDGKRIMDSILQAHPDVKGVICGNGPVALGAIAALKAANRSDVVVVGIDGSNDERDAVKAGTLQATVMLQAQAIAAQGVTDLDNYLQKGEKPAKQRVMFRGILITQDNADKVQDFNIKS
- a CDS encoding sugar ABC transporter ATP-binding protein, giving the protein MTPQDLVAPQPVESEVIIETRGLSRIYPGVTALDNVNYRVYRNKVNVLIGENGAGKSTMMKMLAGVETPSSGQIILDGEAVSLNSTHQAEKFGISIIFQELNLFPNMNVMDNIFMANEFFQKGRINEKYQYALAKSLLERLELDVDPYTLLGELGIGHQQLVEIARALSKDTRVLIMDEPTSALSQSEVKVLFKVIEQLKRRGVTIIYISHRLEELMEIGDNITIFRDGRFISERSVSEASVPWIIEQMVGDKKKHFDYQPAPKGDAVLDVKGLTALHPSGGYKLNDVTFTLSKGEVIGIYGLLGAGRTELFKGLIGLMPCQSGEVHLNGESIGKSRFQRRLKKGLALVPEDRQGEGVVQMMSIQSNMTLSDFSLQGFRRAWQWLNPQKEDASVKEMIQQLAIKVSDANLPITSLSGGNQQKVVLGKALMTQPQVVFLDEPTRGIDVGAKTDVYHLIGKMAQQGLAVMFSSSELDEVMALADRILVMADGRITADLPRHAVTREKLIAASTPQD
- a CDS encoding ABC transporter permease, which translates into the protein MNQKYMIYMYLLKARTFIALLLVIAFFSVMVPNFLTASNLLIMTQHVAITGLLAIGMTLVILTGGIDLSVGAVAGICGMVAGALLTNGLPLWNGDIIFFNVPEVILCVAVFGILVGLVNGAVITRFGVAPFICTLGMMYVARGSALLFNNGSTYPNLNGMEALGNTGFATLGSGTLLGIYLPIWLMIGFLILGYWLTSKTPLGRYIYAIGGNESAARLAGVPIVKAKIFVYAFSGLCAAFVGLIVASQLQTAHPMTGNMFEMDAIGATVLGGTALAGGRGRVTGSIIGAFVIVFLADGMVMMGVSDFWQMVIKGLVIVTAVVVDQFQQKLQNKVILMRRHEEKLAAIPPNGATSS
- a CDS encoding SDR family oxidoreductase; this encodes MQRDFHNKTVVITGACRGIGAGIADRFARDGANLVMVSNAERVHETAEILRQRYQADILSLQVDVTDEAQVQALYEQAAARFGTIDVSIQNAGVITIDYYDRMPKTDFEKVLAVNTTGVWLCCREAAKYMVKQNHGSLINTSSGQGRQGFIYTPHYAASKMGVIGITQSLAHELAPWNITVNAFCPGIIESEMWDYNDRVWGEILSTDQKRYGKGELMAEWVEGIPMKRAGKPEDVAGLVAFLASDDARYLTGQTINIDGGLIMS
- a CDS encoding DUF1852 domain-containing protein yields the protein MKTNFTFTIKRSRFDENYNPAENTRITTNFANLARGENRQENLHNTLAMIDNRFNNLVHWDNPKGERYAVELDIISVEMNIADNGRNASFPVIEILQTSIVDKATDTRIEGIVGNNFSSYVRDYDFSVLLPEYNKDKATFSVPDHYGDLHGNIFKHFTHSSEYNECFKKAPVICLSVSNKHTYRRTGNQHPILGIEYQQDGVALTEAYFNKMGLQVRYFMPANSVAPLAFFCAGDLLSDYSNLELASTISTMETFQKIYRPEIYNANAAAGQCYQPNLNNQDHSLTKIVYDREERSRLAIEQGKFTEQQFIKPYQHILEQWSANYAL